A window of the Brachybacterium sacelli genome harbors these coding sequences:
- the thrC gene encoding threonine synthase, whose translation MAHQWRGVLAEYREQLPFAEGDTLLSLGEGGTPLVPAPALSARVGAEVHVKVEGQNPTGSFKDRGMVSAMSRALNDGATAVVCASTGNTSASAAAYATAAGLTCAVLLPQGKIAAGKLAQAVVHGAQLIQVEGNFDDCLEIARKLDAEHPVELVNSLNPYRLQGQKTAAFEVSDALGRAPDIHVLPVGNAGNISAYWMGYREYHEAGLTDSLPAMWGFQAAGAAPFVAGHPISDPETVATAIRIGAPASWSLAVEARDGSGGLIDAVSDQQILDAQRLLAAEVGVFVEPASAAGVAGLLQQSERGQVPAGATIAVTVTGNGLKDIDTALSQRDLTPTVIPIDIAAAAEVIGL comes from the coding sequence ATGGCACACCAGTGGCGCGGCGTCCTCGCCGAGTACCGCGAGCAGCTGCCCTTCGCCGAGGGCGACACCCTGCTCAGCCTCGGGGAGGGCGGGACCCCGCTCGTCCCCGCCCCCGCCCTGTCCGCGCGCGTCGGAGCCGAGGTCCACGTCAAGGTCGAGGGCCAGAACCCGACCGGCTCCTTCAAGGACCGCGGCATGGTCTCGGCCATGTCGCGTGCCCTGAACGACGGGGCCACCGCGGTGGTCTGCGCCTCGACGGGCAACACCAGCGCCTCGGCCGCCGCCTATGCGACCGCCGCCGGACTGACCTGCGCGGTCCTGCTGCCGCAGGGCAAGATCGCCGCCGGAAAGCTCGCTCAGGCCGTCGTCCACGGCGCCCAGCTGATCCAGGTCGAGGGGAACTTCGACGACTGCCTCGAGATCGCCCGCAAGCTCGACGCCGAGCACCCGGTCGAGCTGGTGAACTCGCTGAACCCCTACCGCCTGCAGGGCCAGAAGACCGCGGCCTTCGAGGTGAGCGACGCCCTGGGCAGGGCCCCGGACATCCACGTCCTGCCCGTCGGCAACGCCGGCAACATCTCTGCCTACTGGATGGGCTACCGCGAGTACCACGAGGCGGGACTGACCGATTCGCTGCCGGCCATGTGGGGGTTCCAGGCCGCCGGCGCCGCGCCCTTCGTCGCCGGCCACCCGATCAGCGATCCCGAGACGGTCGCGACCGCGATCCGCATCGGTGCCCCGGCCTCCTGGAGCCTCGCCGTCGAAGCCCGCGACGGCTCCGGCGGTCTCATCGATGCCGTGTCCGACCAGCAGATCCTCGATGCCCAGCGGCTGCTCGCCGCCGAGGTCGGCGTCTTCGTCGAGCCCGCCTCCGCCGCCGGGGTGGCCGGCCTCCTGCAGCAGTCCGAGCGCGGGCAGGTCCCGGCCGGGGCCACCATCGCGGTCACGGTGACCGGCAACGGGCTCAAGGACATCGACACCGCCCTGTCCCAGCGCGACCTCACGCCCACCGTGATCCCGATCGACATCGCCGCCGCCGCGGAGGTCATCGGCCTGTGA
- the rho gene encoding transcription termination factor Rho: MNDTTSGADLAAKKLPELQAIAAGLGIKGARRLRKGELIEAIRGGGSPSASASSGAPQQRSARTSAAAPREDAAPAASAPPAPVEEPAPQADAEGASSRGRSRSRSRDQRDQGEENAPELGIELPDRGDGGREDADRSRDARRDESRRDDPRRDESGRDGSRRDDSRRQEDGREDRRGNQQGGNQGGGNQRRRLEDIELPDRSGEDDEDQDRSGDRDDDRRGRSRNRNRSRDRKRRGRGGQNDQGGQQGGNQGGQQGGTQGNQGTRNDQQDDSGVRDGDELMAIAGILDIRDNNAYVRTTGYLPGPSDVFVTMNQVKRHGLRKGDAITGQVKAPREGEEHRVEQPQQHGGGRNRRGKGGGGGNQGKYAALVQVDSVNGMPMERVRSRVDFGKLTPLYPDERLRLETAPNAVAPRVIDLVSPIGKGQRGLIVSPPKAGKTIIMQQIANAITTNNPEVHLMVVLVDERPEEVTDMQRTVKGEVIASTFDRPASDHTIVAELAIERAKRLVEMGRDVVVLLDSLTRLSRAYNLAAPASGRILSGGVDASALYPPKRFFGAARNIEHGGSLTILASALVETGSKMDEVIFEEFKGTGNMELRLARSLAEKRIFPAVDVNASSTRREEELMGKDELAIMWKLRRVLGSLEQQQALELLLERTKKTQSNTEFLMTVQKNTPSVNGRNSD, from the coding sequence GTGAACGACACCACCTCCGGCGCGGATCTCGCGGCCAAGAAGCTCCCCGAGCTGCAGGCCATCGCGGCCGGGCTCGGCATCAAGGGCGCGCGCCGTCTGCGCAAGGGCGAGCTGATCGAAGCGATCCGCGGGGGCGGCTCGCCCTCGGCCTCCGCCTCCTCCGGCGCCCCGCAGCAGCGCAGCGCCCGTACCTCCGCGGCCGCTCCCCGCGAGGACGCGGCGCCGGCGGCGTCCGCACCGCCGGCCCCCGTCGAGGAGCCGGCTCCGCAGGCCGACGCCGAGGGCGCCTCCTCGCGCGGACGGTCCCGCTCTCGCAGCCGAGACCAGCGTGACCAGGGCGAGGAGAACGCCCCGGAGCTCGGCATCGAGCTGCCCGACCGCGGCGACGGCGGTCGTGAGGACGCGGACCGCTCGCGAGATGCCCGTCGCGACGAGTCCCGTCGTGACGACCCGCGCCGCGACGAGTCCGGTCGTGACGGCTCCCGTCGTGACGACTCGCGCCGTCAGGAGGACGGCCGTGAGGACCGTCGTGGGAACCAGCAGGGCGGGAATCAGGGCGGCGGGAACCAGCGTCGTCGCCTCGAGGACATCGAGCTGCCCGACCGCTCGGGCGAGGACGACGAGGACCAGGACCGCTCGGGCGACCGCGATGACGACCGTCGGGGCCGCTCCCGCAATCGCAACCGCTCCCGTGATCGCAAGCGTCGCGGACGTGGCGGACAGAACGATCAGGGTGGCCAGCAGGGCGGCAACCAGGGAGGCCAGCAGGGCGGTACCCAGGGCAACCAGGGCACTCGGAATGATCAGCAGGACGATTCCGGGGTGCGTGACGGCGACGAGCTGATGGCGATCGCCGGCATCCTGGACATCCGTGACAACAACGCCTACGTCCGCACCACCGGATACCTGCCCGGCCCCAGCGACGTCTTCGTCACCATGAACCAGGTCAAGCGCCACGGCCTGCGTAAGGGTGACGCCATCACCGGCCAGGTGAAGGCCCCGCGCGAGGGCGAGGAGCACCGCGTCGAGCAGCCGCAGCAGCACGGCGGCGGCCGTAACCGCCGCGGCAAGGGCGGTGGCGGTGGCAACCAGGGCAAGTACGCCGCGCTGGTGCAGGTCGACTCCGTCAACGGCATGCCGATGGAGCGGGTGCGCTCGCGCGTCGACTTCGGCAAGCTCACCCCGCTGTACCCGGACGAGCGCCTGCGCCTGGAGACCGCTCCGAACGCTGTCGCCCCCCGGGTGATCGACCTCGTGTCGCCGATCGGCAAGGGTCAGCGCGGTCTGATCGTCTCGCCCCCGAAGGCCGGTAAGACGATCATCATGCAGCAGATCGCCAATGCGATCACCACGAACAACCCCGAGGTCCACCTCATGGTGGTGCTGGTCGATGAGCGGCCCGAAGAGGTCACCGACATGCAGCGCACGGTCAAGGGCGAGGTCATCGCCTCGACCTTCGACCGCCCGGCCTCCGACCACACGATCGTGGCCGAGCTCGCGATCGAGCGTGCCAAGCGCCTGGTGGAGATGGGCCGCGACGTGGTCGTGCTGCTGGATTCCCTGACCCGCCTCTCGCGCGCCTACAACCTCGCCGCACCGGCCTCCGGCCGTATCCTCTCCGGCGGTGTGGACGCCTCGGCGCTGTACCCGCCCAAGCGGTTCTTCGGCGCGGCCCGCAACATCGAGCACGGCGGTTCGCTGACCATCCTCGCCTCCGCCCTGGTGGAGACCGGGTCGAAGATGGACGAGGTCATCTTCGAGGAGTTCAAGGGCACCGGCAACATGGAACTGCGCCTGGCCCGCAGCCTCGCGGAGAAGCGCATCTTCCCGGCCGTGGACGTCAACGCCTCGAGCACCCGCCGCGAGGAGGAGCTCATGGGCAAGGACGAGCTGGCCATCATGTGGAAGCTCCGCCGCGTGCTCGGCTCGCTCGAGCAGCAGCAGGCTCTCGAACTCCTTCTGGAGCGCACCAAGAAGACCCAGTCGAACACCGAGTTCCTCATGACGGTCCAGAAGAACACCCCGAGCGTGAACGGTCGCAACAGCGACTGA
- the thrB gene encoding homoserine kinase: protein MRIQHTHVSVRVPATSANLGPGFDTLGLALELCDDLELEATTGGVEVLAEGEGAETVPAGEEHLVVRALRRGLDHAGAPQVGVRLRTVNRIPHGRGLGSSAAATVAGLLLARGLLSEPGALDDADVLQLACEFEGHPDNAAPALLGGVVLSWMNAGRARAVPLAHAPAVLDPLVLLPSSTLSTDRARGLLPSEVPHADAVFNASRAGLLVHALSADPELLMEATEDRLHQDHRAPGMPQSVELMRVLRQEGHAAVISGAGPSVLVLAGRRAEVAPLVRRVVADPATWRIAQVALRESGSAPVVG from the coding sequence GTGAGGATCCAGCACACGCACGTCTCCGTGCGGGTCCCGGCGACCTCCGCGAACCTCGGGCCCGGTTTCGACACGCTCGGGCTCGCGCTCGAGCTGTGCGACGACCTCGAGCTCGAGGCCACCACCGGCGGCGTCGAGGTGCTCGCCGAGGGAGAGGGCGCCGAGACGGTGCCGGCGGGGGAGGAGCACCTGGTGGTGCGCGCCCTGCGCCGCGGACTCGACCACGCCGGCGCGCCCCAGGTGGGGGTGCGCCTGCGCACCGTGAATCGGATCCCGCACGGCCGGGGGCTCGGCTCGAGCGCAGCCGCGACGGTCGCCGGTCTGCTGCTCGCCCGTGGCCTGCTCTCCGAGCCGGGGGCGCTCGACGACGCCGACGTGCTGCAGCTGGCGTGCGAGTTCGAGGGTCACCCCGACAACGCCGCTCCCGCCCTGCTGGGCGGAGTGGTGCTGTCCTGGATGAACGCGGGCCGGGCCCGTGCGGTGCCGCTCGCCCATGCCCCCGCGGTGCTCGATCCGCTGGTGCTGCTGCCCTCGAGCACCCTGTCCACCGACCGCGCCCGGGGACTGCTGCCGAGCGAGGTCCCGCATGCCGACGCCGTGTTCAACGCTTCCCGCGCCGGGTTGCTGGTGCATGCACTCTCCGCGGATCCCGAGCTGCTGATGGAGGCCACCGAGGATCGGCTGCACCAGGACCACCGCGCACCGGGCATGCCGCAGAGCGTGGAGCTGATGCGGGTGCTGCGCCAGGAGGGGCATGCCGCGGTGATCTCGGGAGCCGGCCCCTCCGTGCTCGTGCTCGCGGGACGGCGGGCGGAGGTGGCACCGCTCGTGCGCCGCGTGGTCGCCGACCCCGCGACGTGGCGGATCGCGCAGGTGGCGCTGCGGGAGTCCGGCAGTGCCCCTGTGGTAGGTTGA
- a CDS encoding GntR family transcriptional regulator, with protein sequence MGKREIIFDTLRSRIAAEHEPDAHLGSLQAICKEFGVSTGTAVAAMADLQAAGYVYSTQRGGYFMAQTLPSAKPADEQRAVVAALRDEARRLQEMADRLDRTLQM encoded by the coding sequence ATGGGTAAGCGCGAGATCATCTTCGACACCCTCCGCTCGCGCATCGCCGCAGAACACGAGCCGGACGCACACCTGGGCTCCTTGCAGGCCATCTGCAAGGAGTTCGGCGTGTCTACTGGGACTGCCGTCGCGGCCATGGCCGACCTCCAGGCTGCGGGGTACGTCTACAGCACTCAGCGCGGCGGGTACTTCATGGCGCAGACACTCCCAAGTGCAAAACCTGCTGACGAGCAGCGCGCTGTTGTCGCGGCGCTACGTGATGAAGCGCGGCGACTCCAAGAGATGGCCGACCGTCTCGACCGTACGCTACAGATGTGA
- the lysA gene encoding diaminopimelate decarboxylase, with protein sequence MRAHEAGALHGNDAAPTWLPYPADVNMLIPGLWSSTTRRDADGAVEIGGVGVHRLAQEVGTPAFVLDEDDFRARARSFRDAFAEAFRPHAGADVYYAGKAFLCGAVARWVDEDGLGLDVCTGGELAVALRAGFPPERIALHGNNKSDAEIRRALTAGVGRLVIDSLEEIDQVESLAAELGVTASVMLRVTTGVEAHTHEFIATAHEDQKFGLSLSGDVALEGVRRVLAAPHLDLAGLHSHIGSQIFDTGGFEVAARRVLDLVAQVRDELGHRIEQLDLGGGFGVMYNTQHTPATPEALASGIAAIVEKQCHELELEVPHVSFEPGRAIAGPSTQTLYSVGSVKDVRLGGPHHRVYVSVDGGMSDNIRTALYDADYSCLLTGRVSDAAPEVVRVVGKHCESGDIVVKDEYLPADVRRGDLVSVPVTGAYCYSLASNYNHVPRPPVVSVKDGEIRTLIRRETEEDLLGLDLG encoded by the coding sequence ATGCGCGCCCATGAGGCCGGAGCCCTTCACGGCAACGACGCCGCCCCGACCTGGCTCCCGTATCCCGCCGACGTCAACATGTTGATACCCGGCCTGTGGTCCTCGACCACGCGTCGCGACGCCGACGGCGCGGTCGAGATCGGCGGTGTGGGGGTCCACCGCCTCGCGCAGGAGGTCGGCACCCCTGCCTTCGTGCTGGACGAGGACGACTTCCGCGCTCGCGCCCGGTCCTTCCGCGACGCCTTCGCCGAGGCGTTCCGTCCCCATGCCGGGGCGGACGTGTATTACGCCGGCAAGGCGTTCCTGTGCGGTGCGGTCGCGCGCTGGGTGGACGAGGACGGACTGGGCCTGGACGTGTGCACCGGAGGGGAGCTCGCCGTGGCGCTGCGCGCCGGCTTCCCGCCCGAGCGGATCGCCCTGCACGGCAACAACAAGTCCGACGCCGAGATTCGCCGCGCCCTCACCGCCGGGGTCGGCCGCCTGGTGATCGATTCCCTCGAGGAGATCGACCAGGTCGAGTCCCTCGCCGCTGAGCTCGGCGTGACCGCCTCCGTGATGCTGCGCGTGACCACCGGCGTCGAGGCGCACACCCACGAATTCATCGCGACCGCGCACGAGGATCAGAAATTCGGGCTCTCCCTCTCCGGCGACGTCGCTCTCGAGGGGGTGCGACGGGTCCTCGCGGCCCCGCACCTGGACCTGGCGGGACTGCACTCCCACATCGGTTCGCAGATCTTCGACACCGGCGGCTTCGAGGTCGCGGCCCGCCGTGTGCTCGACCTGGTCGCCCAGGTCAGGGACGAGCTCGGCCACAGGATCGAGCAGCTCGACCTGGGCGGCGGCTTCGGCGTCATGTACAACACCCAGCACACCCCGGCGACGCCCGAGGCCCTCGCCAGCGGTATCGCCGCCATCGTCGAGAAGCAGTGCCACGAGCTCGAGCTCGAGGTCCCGCACGTCTCCTTCGAGCCCGGCCGCGCGATCGCGGGCCCCTCGACGCAGACCCTGTACTCCGTCGGCTCCGTCAAGGACGTGCGGCTGGGCGGCCCCCATCACCGCGTCTACGTCTCGGTGGACGGCGGCATGAGCGACAACATCCGCACCGCCCTGTACGACGCGGACTACTCGTGCCTGCTGACCGGCCGGGTCTCCGACGCCGCTCCCGAGGTGGTGCGCGTGGTCGGCAAGCACTGCGAGAGCGGGGACATCGTGGTCAAGGACGAGTACCTGCCCGCCGACGTCCGGCGCGGGGACCTCGTCTCCGTGCCCGTCACCGGGGCCTACTGCTACTCGCTGGCCTCCAACTACAACCACGTCCCGCGCCCTCCGGTGGTCTCGGTCAAGGACGGCGAGATCCGCACCCTGATCCGCCGGGAGACGGAGGAGGACCTGCTGGGCCTGGACCTGGGGTGA
- a CDS encoding carbohydrate ABC transporter permease: protein MTALSPVPRPGGDATAGIDPTSGAGSGSGGSRPPSRHYVARGRLARAVPHLCVIIGVILSIFPFYWLIVMSTSTTAEIFGYPPKLTFGSSFVENVRTVVQSVDLLQALVNTIIVSTSCAVLVMFFDSLAAFAFAKFNFPGKKPLFILLIATMLVPGSLSLVPSFILMSELGWVGTLQALIVPGAANAFGIFLLRQIAAGSVPDELIESARIDGAGFFTTYWRVGVPLLRGGLAFLGIFTFITAWNDYVWPLIVLVDPQRQTLQTSLQNLNSLYLTDYGMVMAGALISVVPLIGVFIIGSRHFIANIAAGAIKG, encoded by the coding sequence ATGACCGCCCTCTCACCTGTTCCCCGTCCCGGCGGCGACGCGACGGCCGGTATCGATCCGACCTCCGGCGCCGGATCCGGCTCCGGGGGCAGCAGGCCGCCGAGCCGGCACTACGTCGCCCGCGGACGTCTGGCCCGCGCGGTGCCCCACCTGTGCGTGATCATCGGCGTGATCCTGTCGATCTTCCCGTTCTATTGGCTGATCGTCATGTCCACCTCGACCACCGCGGAGATCTTCGGCTACCCGCCGAAGCTGACCTTCGGCAGCAGCTTCGTGGAGAACGTGCGCACCGTCGTCCAGAGCGTCGATCTCCTGCAGGCGCTGGTGAACACGATCATCGTCTCCACCTCGTGCGCGGTGCTGGTGATGTTCTTCGACTCCCTGGCGGCGTTCGCCTTCGCGAAGTTCAACTTCCCCGGGAAGAAGCCGCTGTTCATCCTGCTCATCGCCACGATGCTGGTGCCCGGCAGCCTCTCCCTGGTGCCGAGCTTCATCCTGATGTCCGAGCTGGGATGGGTCGGCACACTGCAGGCGCTCATCGTCCCCGGCGCGGCCAACGCCTTCGGGATCTTCCTGCTGCGTCAGATCGCCGCGGGATCGGTCCCCGATGAGCTCATCGAGTCCGCCCGCATCGACGGTGCCGGCTTCTTCACGACCTACTGGCGGGTCGGGGTGCCGCTGCTGCGCGGCGGCCTCGCGTTCCTGGGCATCTTCACCTTCATCACCGCGTGGAACGACTACGTCTGGCCGCTCATCGTGCTGGTCGACCCGCAGCGGCAGACCCTGCAGACCTCGCTGCAGAACCTCAACTCGCTGTACCTGACTGACTACGGGATGGTGATGGCGGGTGCCCTGATCAGCGTGGTACCGCTGATCGGCGTGTTCATCATCGGTTCACGACACTTCATCGCGAACATCGCCGCCGGCGCCATCAAAGGGTGA
- a CDS encoding homoserine dehydrogenase — protein MSLTSPGTPPPPQPPALRVAVLGAGTVGTEVLRLIAQQRGDLAHRIGADLEVVGIAVRDLTRDRGEHAGAELLTEDASELVRTADLVIEVMGGIEPARSLLLDAMAHGASVVTANKALLAQDGASLYEAADIHGVDLYFEAAVAGAIPLVRPVRESLAGDRIQRVLGIVNGTTNYVLDAMTRTGASFDAALASAQELGFAEADPTADVQGHDAAAKASILASLAFHSRVRLSDVHCEGITEVSPLDIAAAARMGRTIKLLSIVERVQDDLGERISARVYPALLPDEHPLASVSEAYNAVFIEADAAGSLMFYGQGAGGAPTASAILGDVVSAARQRVRGGVGPRESRYAELEQVPLDDLRNAFYVSLTVQDRPGVLAEIAGTLSGNGISISTIHQELLEKPEGEGEQALAHIGISTHRALESAMTASLDLFSSTSTVLSIDSVLRIEGV, from the coding sequence ATGTCACTGACCTCTCCCGGCACCCCGCCGCCCCCGCAGCCCCCGGCGCTGCGTGTCGCCGTCCTCGGGGCCGGCACCGTCGGCACCGAGGTGCTGCGCCTCATCGCCCAGCAGCGTGGGGACCTCGCCCACCGCATCGGCGCCGACCTCGAGGTGGTCGGCATCGCGGTGCGGGACCTGACCCGGGACCGCGGTGAGCACGCCGGCGCCGAGCTGCTCACCGAGGACGCCTCGGAGCTGGTGCGGACGGCGGATCTCGTCATCGAGGTGATGGGCGGGATCGAACCGGCCCGCTCCCTGCTGCTGGACGCCATGGCGCACGGCGCGAGCGTCGTCACCGCGAACAAGGCCCTGCTCGCGCAGGACGGCGCCTCCCTGTACGAGGCCGCCGACATCCACGGCGTGGACCTCTACTTCGAGGCCGCGGTCGCCGGCGCGATCCCGCTGGTCAGGCCCGTGCGGGAGTCGCTCGCCGGAGATCGCATCCAGCGGGTCCTGGGAATCGTCAACGGCACCACCAACTACGTCCTCGATGCCATGACCCGCACCGGGGCGAGCTTCGACGCGGCCCTGGCCTCGGCGCAGGAGCTCGGTTTCGCCGAGGCCGATCCCACGGCCGATGTGCAGGGGCACGACGCCGCGGCGAAGGCCTCGATCCTGGCCTCCCTCGCGTTCCATTCACGGGTGCGGCTCTCGGACGTGCACTGCGAGGGAATCACCGAGGTCTCCCCGCTGGACATCGCCGCCGCTGCTCGCATGGGCCGCACCATCAAGCTGCTCTCGATCGTCGAGCGCGTCCAGGACGATCTGGGGGAGCGGATCTCCGCCCGCGTCTATCCGGCGCTGCTGCCCGACGAGCATCCGCTGGCCTCCGTCTCCGAGGCCTACAACGCCGTCTTCATCGAGGCCGACGCCGCCGGCTCGCTGATGTTCTACGGGCAGGGCGCCGGCGGAGCACCGACGGCCTCCGCGATCCTCGGCGACGTGGTCTCAGCCGCTCGTCAGCGCGTGCGCGGCGGCGTCGGGCCGCGCGAGTCGCGATACGCGGAGCTGGAGCAGGTTCCGCTGGACGACCTGCGCAACGCCTTCTACGTCTCGCTCACGGTCCAGGACCGTCCCGGCGTGCTCGCCGAGATCGCCGGCACCCTCTCGGGGAACGGGATCTCCATCTCGACGATCCACCAGGAGCTGCTCGAGAAGCCCGAGGGAGAGGGCGAGCAGGCCCTCGCCCACATCGGGATCAGCACGCACCGGGCGCTGGAGTCGGCGATGACCGCCTCGCTGGACCTGTTCTCCTCGACCTCCACGGTGCTCAGCATCGATTCCGTCCTGCGCATCGAAGGAGTCTGA
- a CDS encoding bifunctional alpha,alpha-trehalose-phosphate synthase (UDP-forming)/trehalose-phosphatase: MPSSVSHPVDDPARPGHDLVVVANRLPVDSRTLPDGATEWVTSPGGLVTAMESVMRTVDSGAWVGWAGTPGQQPAPFEADGMSLYPVRLDQEEIERYYEGYSNATLWPLYHDVIVAPVFHRTWWDSYVTANRRFARTAAPTASEGGTIWVHDYQLQLVPRMIREDRADVRIGFFNHIPFPSVELFSQLPKRNQILRGLLGADLVGFQRESDAQNFLAAVRKLLGYHVDGQTISVPGLGAAPVREVVAQTFPISIDSTAVSALTEEPELRERAMQLRRDLGNPQHVVLGVDRLDYTKGIRHRLKAWGELLGDGSIDPRETVMIQVATPSRERVEAYQQLRDEVELIVGRINGDHSSIGRAAVSYQHRSFDRRDMTALFMAADVVLVTALRDGMNLVAKEYVASRPDLRGVLVLSEFAGAADELRAAVMVNPHDIDELKAAILRALALTDEEQEEAMRSLRHQVMENDVQAWAHDFLQRLEHSGAPDRGPKPTVRLSGEDITAPEDLDASLRTFARTPRILIATDFDGVLAPIVADRDAVAPDPTALATLRELSEMPGVAVALISGRALGDLDSHARMPSSVVLVGSHGAEVGALPPWMQAEVLDSAALSMTPEKDELLASITENLRRIARAHPGVEVELKPSAAVLHTRNARGRGSHNATESALEYAVTLPEVTVTPGKEVVEFSVVHTSKGAAIETLARASAADAWLYLGDDVTDETVFGRLEQADMGIKVGDGDTAASHRVAGTDEVVAVLARLAELRRES; this comes from the coding sequence GTGCCCTCTTCCGTCTCCCATCCCGTCGACGATCCCGCCCGCCCCGGTCACGACCTGGTCGTGGTGGCGAACCGGCTGCCGGTGGACTCCCGTACCCTTCCCGACGGCGCGACCGAGTGGGTCACCAGCCCCGGCGGTCTCGTCACCGCCATGGAGTCGGTGATGCGCACCGTCGACTCCGGGGCCTGGGTCGGATGGGCCGGCACCCCCGGCCAGCAACCCGCCCCCTTCGAGGCCGACGGGATGAGCCTGTACCCGGTCCGGCTCGACCAGGAGGAGATCGAGCGCTACTACGAGGGCTACTCCAACGCCACGCTGTGGCCGCTCTACCACGACGTCATCGTCGCCCCGGTGTTCCACCGCACCTGGTGGGACTCGTACGTGACCGCCAACCGCCGGTTCGCCCGCACCGCCGCCCCGACCGCGAGCGAGGGCGGCACCATCTGGGTGCACGACTACCAGCTGCAGCTGGTCCCGCGGATGATCCGGGAGGACCGGGCCGATGTGCGCATCGGCTTCTTCAACCACATCCCCTTCCCCTCCGTCGAGCTGTTCTCCCAGCTGCCCAAGCGCAATCAGATCCTGCGCGGACTGCTGGGAGCGGACCTCGTCGGCTTCCAGCGCGAGAGCGACGCGCAGAACTTCCTGGCCGCGGTGCGCAAGCTGCTGGGCTACCACGTCGACGGACAGACGATCTCCGTGCCCGGCCTGGGAGCGGCCCCGGTCCGCGAGGTGGTCGCCCAGACCTTCCCGATCTCCATCGACTCGACCGCGGTCTCCGCCCTCACCGAGGAGCCCGAGCTGCGCGAACGCGCCATGCAGCTGCGCCGCGATCTCGGGAATCCGCAGCATGTCGTCCTCGGTGTGGACCGGCTCGACTACACCAAGGGCATCCGCCACCGCCTCAAGGCCTGGGGGGAGCTGCTCGGCGACGGGTCGATCGACCCCCGGGAGACCGTCATGATCCAGGTCGCCACGCCGTCCCGGGAACGGGTCGAGGCATACCAACAGCTGCGTGACGAGGTCGAGCTGATCGTCGGCCGGATCAACGGCGACCACTCCTCCATCGGGCGTGCTGCCGTCTCCTACCAGCACCGCTCCTTCGACCGGCGGGACATGACCGCGCTGTTCATGGCGGCCGACGTGGTGCTCGTGACGGCGTTGCGCGACGGCATGAACCTGGTGGCGAAGGAATACGTGGCCTCCCGGCCCGATCTGCGCGGGGTGCTCGTGCTCAGCGAGTTCGCCGGCGCGGCCGACGAGCTGCGGGCCGCGGTGATGGTCAATCCGCACGACATCGACGAGCTCAAGGCCGCGATCCTCCGCGCGCTGGCGCTGACCGACGAGGAGCAGGAGGAGGCGATGCGGTCCTTGCGCCATCAGGTGATGGAGAACGACGTCCAGGCCTGGGCCCACGATTTCCTGCAGCGCCTCGAGCACTCGGGGGCTCCCGATCGGGGCCCCAAGCCGACGGTGCGGCTCAGCGGCGAGGACATCACGGCCCCGGAGGACCTCGACGCCTCACTGCGCACGTTCGCGCGGACCCCGCGGATCCTGATCGCCACGGACTTCGACGGGGTGCTCGCACCGATCGTCGCCGACCGTGACGCCGTGGCGCCCGATCCGACCGCCCTGGCCACCCTGCGCGAGCTCTCCGAGATGCCCGGGGTGGCGGTCGCCCTGATCTCCGGCCGAGCGCTGGGAGATCTGGATTCGCACGCCCGGATGCCCAGCTCGGTGGTCCTGGTGGGCTCCCACGGCGCCGAGGTCGGGGCGCTCCCGCCGTGGATGCAGGCCGAGGTGCTCGACTCGGCGGCGCTGTCGATGACCCCTGAGAAGGACGAGCTGCTCGCCTCGATCACCGAGAACCTGCGGCGGATCGCCCGGGCCCATCCCGGTGTCGAGGTCGAGCTCAAGCCGTCGGCCGCGGTGCTGCACACCCGTAACGCGCGCGGACGCGGCTCGCACAACGCGACGGAGTCCGCGCTCGAGTACGCGGTCACGCTGCCCGAGGTGACGGTGACGCCGGGCAAGGAGGTCGTCGAGTTCTCGGTGGTGCACACCTCCAAGGGCGCGGCGATCGAGACCCTCGCCCGGGCCAGCGCGGCCGACGCCTGGCTGTACCTGGGCGATGACGTCACCGACGAGACCGTCTTCGGCCGACTCGAGCAGGCGGACATGGGGATCAAGGTCGGCGACGGTGACACGGCCGCCAGCCACCGTGTGGCCGGCACCGACGAGGTCGTCGCGGTCCTGGCGAGACTGGCGGAGCTGCGCCGGGAGAGCTGA